One region of Gilliamella sp. ESL0405 genomic DNA includes:
- a CDS encoding PTS galactitol transporter subunit IIC, translating into MFTEIMQYILDLGPSVMLPIVIILFSLSLRMKIGDALKAGIHIGIGFVGIGLVVGLLTSSVGPAAQAMAERFDISLNVVDVGWPGAAPMTWASQIALVAIPIAIAVNIAMLLLRLTRVVNVDIWNIWHMTFSGALVYIATGSYWLGIAGVIVHAIIAYKLGDWFAKDTKDFFELDGIAVPHGTSAYCGPIAVFVDTVIEKIPGIRKINFNAVDMQKRFGAFGEPVTVGLFMGILLGVLAGYGVKQTLQLAIQTAAVMLLMPRVIKPIMDGLTPISKQARKHLQSKFGGQDFLIGLDPALLLGHSTVVSASLIFIPLSIFIAIVLPGNEVLPFGDLATIGFFIAMGVAIHQGNLFRIIISGSIIIAITLWIATQMVPLTTQLAVNAGTITAGNGISVGAMDQGGSPITYILVQLVNLKQPIGFACIGLFYLFCLFLTWQRAQKYKLLLKQQQVDGANSVNKQ; encoded by the coding sequence ATGTTTACTGAAATTATGCAGTACATCTTAGATTTGGGACCGTCTGTAATGCTACCCATTGTGATTATTCTGTTTTCACTTTCGCTAAGAATGAAAATTGGTGATGCATTAAAAGCCGGGATTCATATTGGGATTGGCTTTGTCGGTATTGGTTTGGTGGTTGGCTTATTAACCAGCTCAGTTGGGCCTGCAGCTCAAGCTATGGCAGAAAGATTTGATATCAGTTTGAATGTTGTCGATGTTGGTTGGCCTGGCGCAGCCCCTATGACGTGGGCATCGCAAATTGCGCTGGTTGCCATTCCCATTGCCATTGCAGTAAACATTGCCATGTTACTTTTAAGATTAACCCGTGTTGTTAATGTTGATATTTGGAACATTTGGCATATGACCTTCAGCGGGGCGCTGGTTTATATTGCAACCGGCTCTTACTGGCTAGGCATTGCTGGCGTGATTGTACATGCAATTATCGCTTATAAATTGGGGGATTGGTTTGCTAAAGATACCAAAGATTTTTTTGAGCTTGACGGCATTGCTGTGCCACATGGTACGTCGGCTTATTGTGGACCGATAGCGGTATTTGTCGATACGGTGATTGAAAAAATACCCGGCATTAGAAAGATTAATTTCAATGCGGTCGATATGCAAAAAAGATTTGGCGCATTTGGTGAGCCCGTCACAGTTGGTTTATTTATGGGTATTTTATTAGGCGTATTAGCCGGTTATGGGGTGAAACAGACTTTACAACTTGCGATTCAAACCGCAGCGGTCATGCTATTAATGCCGAGAGTGATTAAACCTATTATGGACGGTTTAACCCCAATATCTAAACAAGCACGTAAACATCTTCAATCGAAATTTGGTGGGCAAGACTTTTTAATCGGTTTAGATCCGGCACTATTATTGGGTCATTCAACCGTTGTTTCTGCCAGCTTAATTTTTATCCCATTAAGTATTTTTATTGCCATTGTGCTGCCCGGTAATGAAGTGCTTCCTTTTGGTGACTTAGCAACTATCGGCTTTTTTATCGCAATGGGTGTGGCGATTCATCAAGGCAATCTGTTTAGGATTATTATTTCCGGTTCAATCATTATTGCTATTACCTTATGGATTGCCACGCAAATGGTGCCATTAACCACTCAGCTTGCCGTCAATGCCGGTACCATTACTGCCGGTAATGGCATCTCGGTTGGCGCAATGGATCAAGGTGGTTCGCCAATTACCTATATCTTAGTTCAACTGGTTAATTTAAAACAACCGATCGGGTTTGCCTGCATTGGTCTCTTTTACCTGTTTTGTCTATTTTTGACCTGGCAACGCGCGCAAAAATACAAATTATTATTAAAACAGCAACAGGTAGACGGTGCAAACAGCGTAAATAAGCAATAA
- a CDS encoding alcohol dehydrogenase catalytic domain-containing protein: MKAVVVNDEGTLSVEDIEMPKITSPDQILVKVAYCGLCGSDIPRIFHHGAHFYPITLGHEFSGTVVEMGSDVTEFEIGDLISCVPLLPCFKCDECQKHYYSLCKHYTFVGSRITGGLAQYIVINKKNAFKLPKSVSPIEGAFFEPMTVGMHALLLADGCQNKNVVIVGGGTIGLLAMQCAKAMGAKFVAVLDINQERLDLAKKLGADAVYHSKNMTASAIYEALMPHRFDQVVLETAGTPATVSLAIEIAGARAKVGLIGTLHHDVTLSEKTFGMILRKELEILGSWMNYSAPWPGKEWQLVSQFFVDGKIRLDELIAGVGDFDEFTQQVSALNGHPMNGKILLNCM; the protein is encoded by the coding sequence ATGAAAGCAGTCGTTGTTAATGATGAGGGGACTTTATCTGTAGAAGATATTGAGATGCCCAAAATCACTTCACCAGATCAAATTCTGGTGAAAGTGGCGTATTGTGGGTTATGCGGTTCTGATATTCCACGTATTTTTCATCATGGTGCACATTTTTACCCAATCACACTTGGTCATGAATTTAGTGGCACGGTTGTCGAAATGGGCAGCGATGTGACAGAGTTTGAGATTGGTGATCTGATCTCTTGTGTACCTTTATTGCCTTGTTTTAAATGTGATGAGTGTCAAAAACATTACTATTCACTTTGTAAACACTACACCTTCGTTGGTTCAAGAATTACCGGCGGTTTGGCACAGTATATCGTCATAAATAAGAAAAATGCCTTTAAGTTACCGAAAAGTGTTAGCCCTATTGAAGGGGCATTTTTTGAGCCAATGACTGTTGGGATGCATGCACTATTATTGGCTGACGGTTGTCAAAATAAAAATGTAGTGATTGTTGGTGGCGGTACCATTGGTTTGCTTGCTATGCAGTGCGCCAAAGCGATGGGCGCTAAATTTGTTGCGGTATTAGATATTAATCAAGAGCGCTTAGATCTGGCTAAAAAACTAGGTGCTGATGCGGTTTATCACTCAAAAAATATGACAGCTTCGGCGATCTATGAAGCATTGATGCCACATCGATTTGATCAGGTGGTATTAGAAACCGCCGGCACGCCAGCGACAGTAAGCTTAGCCATTGAAATAGCTGGTGCTAGAGCCAAAGTTGGTTTGATTGGTACATTGCATCATGATGTGACCCTTTCAGAAAAAACGTTCGGAATGATTTTACGCAAAGAGCTTGAGATTTTAGGTAGCTGGATGAATTACTCAGCACCATGGCCTGGTAAAGAGTGGCAACTCGTTAGTCAGTTTTTTGTTGACGGTAAAATCAGGCTTGATGAGTTAATTGCTGGGGTGGGGGATTTTGATGAATTTACTCAGCAAGTTAGTGCGTTAAACGGTCATCCAATGAACGGTAAGATTTTATTAAATTGCATGTAA